In Arthrobacter sp. B3I4, the following proteins share a genomic window:
- a CDS encoding aconitate hydratase, with protein sequence MSIVDSFGSKGKLNVAGTEYEIFRLNSVEGAENLPFSLKVLLENLLRTEDGANITADHVRALAGWDPNAEPDTEIQFTPARVIMQDFTGVPCVVDLATMREAVKELGGDPKRVNPLAPAEMVIDHSVQIDAFGNSGALERNMEIEYQRNGERYQFLRWGQTAFDDFKVVPPGTGIVHQVNIEYLARTVMTREIDGVLRAYPDTCVGTDSHTTMVNGLGVLGWGVGGIEAEAAMLGQPVSMLIPRVVGFKLTGSIPAGATATDVVLTITEQLRKHGVVGKFVEFYGEGVAAVPLANRATIGNMSPEFGSTAAMFPIDDVTLEYLRLTGRSEENVALVEAYAKEQGLWHDPAKEIKFSEYLELDLSTVVPSISGPKRPQDRIILTEAKDEFRHDLLNYVKHNADAGTLDESLEESFPASDPPSFTQSETHVTDTDREPPLYSAAHGAAGRTSNAVKVTAEDGREFELDHGAVAIASITSCTNTSNPSVMLAAALLARNAVEKGLTSKPWVKTSVAPGSKVVTDYYNKSGLTPYLEKLGFYIVGYGCATCIGNSGPLDTEISEAIQANDLSVTAVLSGNRNFEGRINPDVKMNYLASPPLVIAYALAGTMDFDFEADALGQDEAGNDIFLKDIWPNPTEVQQVIDSSIDKEMFARGYEGVFEGDDRWKALDTPAGDTFAWDEKSTYVRKPPYFEGMQAKPEPVQDITGARVLLKLGDSVTTDHISPAGSFKSDTPAGQYLLANGVERKDFNSYGSRRGNHEVMIRGTFANIRIKNQLLDGVEGGFTRDFSQADGPQAYVYDAAQNYQAAGTPLVVLAGKEYGSGSSRDWAAKGTALLGVKAVLAESYERIHRSNLIGMGVLPLQYPAGENAESLGLTGTETFAVEGVTALNEGTTPKTLKVTATAEDGTTTSFDAVLRIDTPGEADYYRNGGILQYVLRQISA encoded by the coding sequence ATGAGCATTGTGGACAGCTTCGGTTCAAAAGGCAAACTTAATGTAGCCGGTACCGAATACGAAATTTTCCGGTTGAACTCCGTTGAAGGTGCAGAAAACCTTCCGTTCAGCCTCAAGGTATTGCTTGAAAACCTGTTGCGGACCGAGGACGGCGCCAACATTACCGCCGACCACGTCCGCGCCCTAGCCGGTTGGGATCCCAACGCAGAGCCCGACACTGAAATCCAGTTCACGCCGGCGCGCGTGATCATGCAGGATTTCACCGGCGTTCCCTGCGTTGTCGACCTTGCCACCATGCGCGAGGCCGTCAAGGAACTGGGCGGTGACCCCAAGCGGGTCAACCCGCTAGCACCGGCGGAAATGGTCATCGACCACTCCGTGCAGATCGACGCCTTCGGCAACTCCGGCGCACTGGAGCGCAACATGGAGATCGAGTACCAGCGCAACGGTGAGCGGTACCAGTTCCTGCGGTGGGGCCAGACCGCGTTCGACGACTTCAAAGTCGTCCCGCCGGGAACCGGCATCGTGCACCAGGTCAACATCGAGTACCTGGCCCGCACCGTGATGACCCGCGAAATCGACGGCGTCCTCCGCGCCTACCCGGACACCTGCGTCGGCACCGACTCGCACACCACCATGGTCAACGGCCTGGGCGTGCTCGGCTGGGGCGTCGGCGGTATCGAAGCCGAGGCTGCCATGCTCGGCCAGCCCGTCTCCATGCTGATCCCGCGCGTCGTGGGCTTCAAGCTGACCGGCTCCATCCCGGCCGGTGCCACCGCCACCGACGTCGTCCTCACCATCACCGAGCAGCTGCGTAAGCACGGTGTGGTGGGCAAGTTCGTGGAGTTCTACGGCGAAGGCGTCGCGGCCGTGCCGCTGGCCAACCGCGCCACCATCGGCAACATGAGCCCCGAATTCGGTTCCACCGCCGCCATGTTCCCGATCGACGACGTGACCCTCGAGTACCTGCGCCTTACGGGCCGATCCGAGGAAAACGTCGCCCTCGTGGAGGCGTACGCCAAGGAACAGGGCCTGTGGCACGATCCCGCCAAGGAGATCAAGTTCTCCGAGTACCTTGAGCTGGACCTGTCGACGGTTGTTCCGTCGATCTCCGGACCGAAGCGCCCGCAGGACCGCATCATCCTCACCGAGGCCAAGGACGAGTTCCGCCACGATCTGCTCAACTACGTCAAGCACAACGCCGACGCCGGCACGCTGGACGAGTCGCTCGAGGAGTCCTTCCCGGCTTCGGACCCGCCCTCCTTCACCCAGTCGGAGACTCACGTCACCGACACGGACCGCGAGCCGCCGCTCTATTCGGCAGCACACGGTGCGGCTGGCCGGACCTCCAACGCGGTCAAGGTGACCGCCGAGGACGGACGCGAATTCGAACTGGACCACGGCGCCGTGGCGATCGCCTCGATCACCTCCTGCACCAACACTTCCAACCCGTCTGTGATGCTGGCCGCCGCGCTGCTGGCCCGCAACGCCGTGGAGAAGGGACTCACCTCGAAGCCCTGGGTCAAGACCTCCGTCGCCCCCGGCTCCAAGGTCGTCACCGACTACTACAACAAGTCGGGCCTGACGCCGTACCTGGAGAAGCTGGGCTTCTACATCGTCGGCTACGGCTGCGCGACCTGCATCGGCAACTCCGGACCGCTCGACACCGAAATCTCCGAGGCCATCCAGGCCAACGACCTTTCGGTCACCGCTGTCCTGTCCGGCAACCGCAACTTCGAAGGCCGGATCAACCCGGACGTCAAGATGAACTACCTGGCGTCCCCGCCGCTGGTCATCGCGTACGCCCTGGCCGGCACCATGGACTTCGACTTCGAAGCCGACGCCCTGGGCCAGGACGAAGCGGGCAACGACATCTTCCTCAAGGACATCTGGCCGAACCCCACAGAGGTCCAGCAGGTCATCGATTCCTCGATTGACAAGGAAATGTTCGCCCGCGGTTACGAAGGCGTCTTCGAAGGTGACGACCGCTGGAAGGCGCTCGACACCCCTGCCGGTGACACGTTCGCCTGGGACGAGAAGTCCACCTACGTCCGCAAGCCCCCGTACTTCGAGGGCATGCAGGCCAAGCCGGAGCCCGTCCAGGACATCACCGGAGCGCGTGTGCTGCTCAAGCTCGGCGACTCGGTCACCACCGACCACATCTCCCCGGCCGGCTCGTTCAAGTCCGACACCCCGGCGGGCCAGTACCTGCTGGCCAACGGTGTGGAGCGCAAGGACTTCAACTCCTACGGCTCGCGCCGTGGCAACCACGAAGTCATGATCCGCGGCACCTTCGCCAACATCCGGATCAAGAACCAGCTGCTCGACGGCGTGGAGGGCGGCTTCACCCGCGACTTCAGCCAGGCTGACGGTCCGCAGGCCTACGTCTACGACGCCGCGCAGAACTACCAGGCCGCCGGCACCCCGCTGGTCGTCCTGGCCGGCAAGGAGTACGGCTCCGGCTCGTCCCGTGACTGGGCGGCCAAGGGCACCGCACTGCTGGGTGTCAAGGCTGTCCTCGCGGAGAGCTACGAGCGCATCCACCGCTCCAACCTGATCGGCATGGGCGTCCTGCCGCTGCAGTACCCGGCCGGCGAGAACGCCGAAAGCCTGGGCCTGACCGGCACGGAAACCTTCGCCGTTGAGGGCGTCACCGCCCTCAACGAAGGCACCACGCCCAAGACGCTCAAGGTCACTGCAACGGCCGAAGACGGCACCACCACGAGCTTCGATGCGGTCCTGCGCATCGATACCCCGGGTGAAGCCGACTACTACCGCAACGGCGGCATCCTGCAGTACGTGCTGCGCCAGATCTCCGCGTAG
- a CDS encoding class I SAM-dependent RNA methyltransferase, producing the protein MSADTRTPARTELVVDVGPVAHGGHCVARHEGRVIFVRHGIPGEKVRVRLTEDGESAKFWRADVVEVLEASPDRMEHFWHAADAQRAWSHGHPPVGGAELGHIKLRRQRRLKAEVLAEQLRRLAGVDVASLQVDPGESIVEAVGEAAGSAGTGLAWRTRAGFAMTAGGKLGMHAHRSDAVFPVREMPLAVDGINALKLWDLDLQGIERLEVAAPANGSRPLVLLVPSADTRAKRLNAVVAQLPDDVSVARLDPGTGAVTQLRGRTWVQETAVGHDYRVTGDGFWQIHRAAPETLVGAVTSFLHDGGYLGPGSVVADLYAGAGLFTASLADAVGVTGSVLSVEGAPGTSRDARKNLHGAPQVEIIQGKVERVLRQKPRNFDALILDPPRAGAGKAVVNQLVAAGPRAVAYASCDPASFARDVAYFQQAGWSLQGLRGFDLYPHTHHLETVALLTPRG; encoded by the coding sequence ATGAGCGCCGACACCCGGACACCCGCCCGCACCGAGCTCGTCGTCGACGTCGGTCCGGTCGCCCACGGCGGACACTGCGTGGCCCGGCACGAGGGCCGGGTGATCTTCGTCCGCCACGGCATTCCCGGTGAAAAGGTACGCGTCAGGCTCACCGAGGACGGCGAGAGCGCCAAATTCTGGCGCGCCGACGTCGTGGAGGTGCTGGAGGCCTCCCCGGACCGGATGGAGCACTTCTGGCACGCCGCCGACGCCCAGCGCGCCTGGTCGCATGGCCATCCGCCCGTCGGCGGCGCCGAACTGGGCCACATTAAGCTGCGCCGGCAGCGCCGGCTCAAGGCCGAGGTCCTGGCCGAACAGCTGCGCAGGCTCGCCGGGGTGGACGTGGCAAGCCTGCAGGTGGATCCAGGGGAGTCGATCGTCGAGGCCGTCGGGGAGGCGGCAGGGTCTGCCGGCACCGGGCTGGCCTGGCGCACCCGGGCCGGTTTCGCCATGACGGCCGGCGGCAAACTCGGCATGCACGCCCACCGCTCCGACGCGGTGTTCCCTGTCCGCGAGATGCCGCTGGCAGTCGACGGCATCAACGCCCTGAAGCTCTGGGACCTCGACCTGCAAGGCATTGAGCGCCTTGAGGTGGCGGCGCCGGCCAACGGGTCCCGGCCGCTGGTGCTACTGGTCCCGTCCGCCGACACCCGGGCCAAGCGGCTCAACGCCGTCGTCGCCCAGCTCCCGGACGACGTGTCGGTGGCCCGGCTGGACCCCGGCACTGGCGCGGTGACCCAGCTGCGCGGCCGCACCTGGGTGCAGGAAACCGCGGTCGGGCACGACTACCGGGTGACCGGGGACGGCTTCTGGCAGATCCACCGCGCCGCCCCCGAAACCCTGGTCGGAGCAGTCACGAGCTTCCTGCACGACGGCGGCTACCTCGGCCCCGGCTCTGTTGTGGCGGATCTCTATGCCGGCGCCGGGCTCTTTACCGCGTCCCTGGCCGACGCTGTCGGTGTCACCGGCTCCGTGCTGTCGGTGGAAGGCGCGCCGGGCACCAGCCGGGACGCCCGCAAAAACCTGCACGGTGCGCCGCAGGTCGAAATCATCCAGGGCAAGGTGGAACGGGTGCTGCGGCAGAAGCCACGCAACTTCGACGCGCTGATCCTGGACCCGCCGCGCGCCGGCGCCGGCAAGGCCGTTGTGAACCAGCTGGTGGCCGCCGGTCCGCGGGCGGTTGCCTATGCTTCCTGTGATCCGGCATCGTTCGCGCGGGACGTGGCCTACTTCCAGCAGGCCGGCTGGAGCCTGCAGGGATTGCGCGGCTTCGACCTGTACCCGCACACCCACCACCTGGAGACTGTGGCGTTACTGACTCCCCGGGGCTGA
- a CDS encoding APC family permease, producing MLTIFNAVKRVLVGKPFRNDSLAHTLLPKRIALPIFASDALSSVAYAPDEILLTLALAGVSAVAFSPWVGLAVMVVLLTVVASYRQNVHAYPSGGGDYEIANENLGKYAGLTVASALLVDYVLTVAVSMSSAAAYLTTAVPSLHGQQAAIATIGVIILALVNLRGIREAGSVFAVPTYIFMFSILGMTAVGIFQAATGQLGQAPSAEFQIIPAAGFDDGLVGLTGAFLLLRAFSSGAAALTGVEAISNGVPNFQKPKSKNAATTLLLLGVIAASMLAGIIYLANATKVHIVLDPAKEFLLNGKPLAEDYIQNPAISQIAQTVFGAGSIPFYVVVAATGVILVFASNTAFNGFPVLGSILAQDGYLPRQLRTRGDRLAFSNGVLALAAGALVLIISFDADVTKLIQLYIVGVFISFTLSQLGMIRHWGRELKLAKDPAAKLRMVKSRTINTIGFGMTGLVLVIVLITKFEQGAWIALLAMFILFLIMWSIRAHYDNVAKELAVDEDSSPRALPTRVHAVLLVSHVRKPVLRALAYARASRPSQLDAITVDISPEETEQTLADWEKLDIPVPITVLASPFRETITPIMEYIKNMRRDSPRDLIVVYIPEYVVGKWWEQLVHNQTALRIKTRLHFEPGVMVASVPWQLKSSEEAKRLQDIQ from the coding sequence GTGCTGACAATTTTCAATGCCGTGAAGCGGGTGCTGGTCGGCAAGCCCTTCCGGAACGACAGCCTGGCCCACACCCTGCTGCCCAAGCGGATCGCGCTCCCCATTTTCGCTTCCGACGCACTCTCCTCCGTGGCCTACGCCCCGGACGAAATCCTGCTCACGCTGGCGCTGGCCGGCGTCAGCGCCGTCGCCTTCTCGCCCTGGGTGGGGCTGGCCGTCATGGTGGTGCTGCTGACCGTCGTCGCGTCCTACCGCCAGAACGTTCATGCCTACCCCTCCGGCGGCGGCGACTACGAGATCGCCAATGAAAACCTCGGCAAGTACGCCGGCCTCACCGTAGCCTCGGCGCTGCTGGTGGACTACGTGCTCACCGTCGCCGTATCGATGTCCTCGGCTGCCGCCTACCTCACCACTGCCGTCCCGTCGCTGCACGGCCAGCAGGCGGCGATCGCCACGATCGGCGTCATCATCCTGGCCCTGGTCAACCTGCGCGGCATCCGCGAAGCCGGCAGCGTCTTCGCGGTCCCCACGTACATTTTCATGTTCTCCATCCTCGGCATGACCGCCGTCGGCATCTTCCAGGCCGCCACCGGCCAGCTGGGCCAGGCGCCGTCCGCTGAGTTCCAGATCATCCCGGCCGCAGGCTTCGACGACGGGCTGGTGGGGCTGACCGGTGCGTTCCTGCTGCTGCGGGCGTTCTCCTCCGGCGCCGCTGCGCTGACCGGCGTCGAGGCCATCAGCAACGGCGTGCCGAACTTCCAGAAACCCAAGAGCAAAAACGCCGCCACCACGCTGCTGCTGCTGGGCGTCATCGCCGCCAGCATGCTCGCCGGCATCATCTACCTGGCCAACGCCACCAAGGTGCACATTGTGCTGGACCCGGCGAAGGAGTTCCTGCTCAACGGCAAACCCTTGGCCGAGGACTACATTCAGAACCCGGCCATCAGCCAGATCGCGCAGACGGTCTTCGGCGCCGGCTCCATTCCGTTCTACGTCGTCGTGGCCGCCACCGGCGTGATCCTGGTGTTCGCCTCGAACACGGCGTTCAACGGCTTCCCCGTCCTGGGTTCGATCCTCGCCCAGGACGGCTACCTGCCGCGCCAGCTGCGCACCCGCGGCGACCGGCTCGCGTTCAGCAACGGCGTGCTGGCGCTGGCCGCCGGCGCGCTGGTGCTGATCATCTCCTTCGACGCCGACGTCACCAAGCTCATCCAGCTGTACATCGTCGGCGTCTTCATTTCGTTCACGCTGAGCCAGCTGGGCATGATCCGGCACTGGGGCCGCGAGCTGAAACTTGCCAAGGACCCGGCCGCGAAGCTGCGGATGGTGAAATCCCGCACCATCAACACCATAGGGTTCGGCATGACCGGGCTGGTCCTGGTGATCGTGCTGATCACCAAATTCGAGCAGGGCGCGTGGATCGCCCTGCTGGCGATGTTCATCCTGTTCCTGATCATGTGGAGCATCCGGGCGCACTACGACAACGTGGCCAAGGAACTCGCCGTGGATGAAGACTCCTCGCCCCGGGCCCTGCCCACCCGGGTGCACGCGGTGCTGCTCGTCTCGCACGTCCGCAAGCCGGTGCTCCGGGCGCTGGCCTACGCGCGCGCGTCACGGCCCTCCCAACTCGACGCCATCACGGTGGACATCAGCCCGGAAGAGACAGAGCAGACGCTGGCGGACTGGGAGAAACTGGACATCCCGGTCCCGATCACGGTGCTCGCCAGCCCGTTCCGGGAGACCATCACGCCAATCATGGAATACATCAAGAACATGCGGCGCGATTCACCGCGCGACCTGATCGTCGTGTACATCCCCGAGTACGTCGTCGGCAAGTGGTGGGAGCAGCTGGTCCACAACCAGACCGCGCTGCGGATCAAAACGCGGCTGCACTTTGAGCCCGGGGTCATGGTCGCCAGCGTGCCCTGGCAGCTTAAATCCTCCGAAGAAGCAAAGAGACTGCAGGACATCCAATGA
- a CDS encoding TrkA family potassium uptake protein, translating into MAHFVIMGCGRVGATLAHTLEDAGHSVAIIDQDDRAFRRLRTGFSGRKVTGVGFDRETLKQAGVEEAYAFAAVSSGDNSNILATRVARETFHVPHVVARIYDPGRAEIYQRLGIPTVAAVRWSADQVLRRILPEQHLAGDFRDPSGRLVLAEVDLDAAWVGQPLSAIEKTADIRIAYLTRFGEGILPGPGTAFQDGDTIHAMLPVDRTSEVAHILAKPPVKES; encoded by the coding sequence GTGGCGCACTTCGTGATCATGGGTTGTGGCCGGGTGGGTGCAACCTTGGCGCACACGTTGGAGGACGCCGGCCATTCGGTCGCCATCATCGACCAGGACGACCGTGCCTTTCGCCGGCTCCGCACCGGGTTCTCCGGCCGCAAGGTCACCGGCGTCGGTTTCGACCGAGAAACCCTCAAGCAGGCCGGCGTCGAGGAGGCCTACGCTTTCGCCGCGGTGTCCAGCGGCGATAACTCCAACATCCTCGCCACCCGGGTGGCGCGCGAAACCTTCCACGTACCCCACGTTGTGGCGCGGATCTATGACCCGGGCCGCGCCGAGATCTATCAGCGGCTGGGAATCCCCACGGTCGCCGCGGTGCGTTGGAGTGCGGACCAGGTGTTGCGCCGGATCCTGCCGGAGCAGCACCTCGCGGGCGATTTCCGCGACCCCTCCGGCCGGCTGGTGCTGGCCGAGGTGGACCTGGACGCCGCCTGGGTCGGCCAGCCGCTGTCCGCGATTGAAAAAACAGCGGACATCCGGATCGCTTACCTCACCCGGTTCGGCGAGGGCATTCTCCCCGGGCCGGGCACGGCGTTCCAGGACGGCGATACCATCCACGCCATGCTGCCGGTGGACCGTACGTCGGAGGTCGCCCACATTCTTGCCAAGCCCCCCGTCAAGGAGTCCTAA
- a CDS encoding TrkA family potassium uptake protein produces the protein MKVVIVGAGSVGSSIARELLAHKHEILLIDLKPEVIGRSGLRGAHWLVGDACELSTLKDARLEDADVVVSATGDDKVNLVVSLLAKTEFGVGRTVGRVNNPKNDWMFDDSWGVDVAVNTPQLMTALVEEAVEIGDLVRLLTLQTGVSSLVEFTVPHDSHVIGLTVGSIDWPEDATLVAILRDQAPITPSRDDVIDGGDELFFVTTIAAEDGLRALLSAPDSAVEPSTIESSTQASGALAADDGFDG, from the coding sequence GTGAAAGTCGTCATCGTCGGGGCGGGCAGCGTCGGTTCCTCGATCGCCCGCGAACTGCTGGCTCACAAACACGAAATCCTGCTGATCGACCTTAAGCCGGAGGTGATCGGCCGCAGCGGGCTGCGCGGCGCGCACTGGCTGGTGGGGGACGCGTGCGAGCTGAGCACGCTGAAGGACGCCCGGCTGGAGGACGCTGACGTCGTCGTCTCAGCCACCGGCGACGACAAGGTCAACCTGGTGGTTTCCCTGCTGGCCAAGACCGAGTTCGGCGTCGGGCGCACCGTCGGACGGGTCAACAACCCGAAGAACGACTGGATGTTCGATGATTCCTGGGGCGTCGACGTCGCTGTCAACACCCCTCAGCTGATGACGGCGCTGGTCGAAGAGGCCGTGGAAATCGGTGACCTGGTCCGGCTGCTGACGCTCCAGACCGGGGTGTCCTCGCTCGTTGAGTTCACCGTCCCGCACGATTCGCATGTGATCGGGCTGACGGTGGGCAGCATCGACTGGCCCGAGGACGCCACTCTGGTGGCGATCCTGCGGGACCAGGCGCCGATCACGCCGAGCCGGGATGATGTGATCGACGGCGGCGACGAACTGTTCTTTGTCACCACCATCGCGGCCGAAGACGGGCTGCGCGCGTTGCTCTCGGCGCCGGACTCCGCCGTCGAGCCCTCCACAATAGAGTCCTCCACCCAGGCCTCCGGCGCTCTAGCCGCGGACGACGGCTTCGACGGCTAA
- a CDS encoding DUF3159 domain-containing protein, with amino-acid sequence MSTPEDPQPTAAQLAESYAAKAGLHRSSNGNIDVLKSAGGVQGLAESILPGLVFLVAFTVTRELTPALAGALAVAAAFTVARLIQRKPLTQALAGILGVGLSAWLANSTGKAEDFYVLGFFTNLGYIVAMSISIAVRWPFAGLLFGFIRNEGLDWRKHPARVKAYRIGTWVIISVLALRLLVQVPLYFMGEQGLAGLATTRLIMGAPLYILGMWVAWLLTRPAPAPAESVDPA; translated from the coding sequence ATGAGCACGCCCGAAGACCCGCAGCCCACGGCGGCCCAGCTGGCCGAGAGCTATGCCGCCAAGGCAGGCCTGCACCGCTCCAGCAACGGCAACATTGATGTGCTCAAGAGCGCCGGCGGGGTCCAGGGCCTGGCCGAAAGCATCCTCCCGGGACTGGTCTTCCTGGTCGCGTTCACCGTGACCCGGGAGCTTACGCCGGCCCTGGCCGGCGCGCTGGCGGTGGCCGCCGCGTTCACCGTCGCACGGCTGATCCAGCGCAAACCGCTGACGCAGGCGCTGGCGGGCATCCTCGGTGTCGGGCTTTCAGCCTGGCTCGCGAACTCAACCGGCAAGGCCGAGGACTTCTACGTGCTCGGGTTCTTCACCAACCTCGGGTACATCGTCGCGATGAGCATCTCCATCGCGGTGCGTTGGCCGTTCGCCGGGCTGCTGTTCGGTTTCATCCGGAACGAAGGGCTGGACTGGCGCAAGCACCCGGCACGGGTGAAGGCCTACCGGATCGGGACGTGGGTGATCATCTCGGTCCTTGCCCTGCGGCTGCTGGTGCAGGTGCCGCTCTACTTCATGGGGGAGCAGGGCCTCGCGGGCCTGGCGACTACGCGGCTGATCATGGGCGCGCCGCTGTACATCCTGGGCATGTGGGTCGCGTGGCTGCTCACCCGCCCTGCGCCGGCTCCGGCCGAGTCTGTCGACCCGGCCTGA
- a CDS encoding DUF3710 domain-containing protein — protein MVFGRGRKAKQEQPVDAGESQEPGAAETGAAGTPDAAVRGAGPYDVSEIDSQDGYVDLGALLIAPREGLQLRLEVEEATQRVVAVTMDLEGSSLQLQAFAAPRSEGLWDEIREQIGQSVGSQGGQVDEIEGHFGIELVAKLPAGDGSEGYRVARFIGVDGPRWFLRGVLGGEAALDRAAAAGLEELFRQIVVVRGENPMPPRDLLQLRLPRDTAAAAPQGAPEFEQPERGPEITQIG, from the coding sequence ATGGTTTTTGGGCGTGGCAGGAAAGCCAAGCAGGAGCAGCCAGTGGATGCCGGCGAAAGCCAGGAGCCGGGGGCTGCCGAGACCGGCGCCGCAGGGACTCCGGACGCTGCGGTCCGCGGCGCCGGGCCCTACGACGTCTCCGAAATCGACAGCCAGGACGGCTACGTCGACCTCGGCGCACTGCTGATTGCACCGCGCGAAGGGCTGCAGCTGCGGCTTGAGGTCGAGGAGGCGACGCAGCGGGTCGTGGCTGTGACCATGGACCTGGAGGGCTCCAGCCTGCAGCTGCAGGCATTCGCTGCGCCCCGGTCCGAGGGCCTCTGGGATGAAATCCGCGAACAGATCGGCCAGTCGGTCGGAAGCCAGGGCGGCCAGGTCGATGAGATCGAGGGCCACTTCGGCATCGAACTCGTGGCCAAGCTGCCGGCCGGTGACGGCAGCGAAGGCTACCGCGTGGCCCGCTTCATCGGTGTCGACGGTCCGCGCTGGTTCCTGCGCGGCGTCCTGGGCGGCGAAGCCGCGCTCGACCGTGCCGCCGCCGCGGGGCTGGAGGAACTGTTCCGCCAGATCGTCGTGGTGCGGGGGGAGAACCCCATGCCACCGCGGGACCTGCTGCAGCTCCGGCTGCCCCGCGACACCGCGGCGGCGGCGCCCCAGGGCGCCCCGGAGTTCGAGCAACCAGAGCGCGGGCCGGAGATAACCCAGATTGGCTGA
- the dut gene encoding dUTP diphosphatase has protein sequence MTEETTAVNPAPAAQAAGDVPAGGRPAYGAPTLAVQLRMLDDGLEPPSYAHPGDAGADLRAREDVVLQPGERRLVPTGVSIALPDGFVALIHPRSGLATKHGLTVVNAPGTVDAGYRGEIAVTLLNTDRDEAIELRRGDRIAQMVIQRVEYAEFVPVRELSDSVRGGGGFGSTGGFGAPGA, from the coding sequence GTGACTGAAGAAACTACTGCCGTAAATCCCGCCCCGGCAGCCCAAGCAGCCGGCGACGTGCCGGCGGGCGGGCGCCCCGCTTACGGAGCGCCGACGCTGGCCGTGCAGCTCAGGATGCTCGACGACGGCCTGGAGCCGCCGTCGTATGCCCACCCGGGCGACGCTGGCGCGGACCTGCGGGCCCGTGAGGACGTTGTCCTCCAGCCGGGGGAGCGGCGGCTCGTCCCCACCGGTGTGTCTATCGCCCTGCCCGACGGTTTTGTCGCGCTGATCCACCCCCGCTCGGGCCTGGCGACGAAGCATGGTCTGACCGTCGTGAACGCCCCCGGCACCGTTGACGCAGGCTACCGCGGAGAGATCGCCGTGACGCTGCTTAATACCGACCGCGACGAGGCGATTGAGCTCCGCCGCGGCGATAGAATTGCACAAATGGTCATCCAGCGCGTGGAATACGCGGAGTTCGTGCCAGTGCGGGAACTCAGCGACTCGGTCCGCGGCGGCGGAGGTTTCGGCTCCACCGGCGGATTCGGCGCCCCCGGGGCCTGA
- a CDS encoding DUF3093 domain-containing protein — MPESSPAAPAPNSTPGDTTVLFSEKLWPSFWIWLVAAGLSGAGILVFAPISMAAGITAAVVLFVILVVLLVLSTPTIQVTAGTLRVGRATIERRFVGAAVSYRGAEATAERGVRLNGLAFLCIRGWIDPVVRMEITDPSDRTPYWLASTRRPEQLVAALSR, encoded by the coding sequence ATGCCCGAATCCAGCCCAGCCGCGCCTGCCCCTAACAGCACCCCCGGTGACACCACAGTCCTGTTCAGCGAAAAGCTCTGGCCGAGCTTCTGGATCTGGCTGGTGGCGGCCGGGCTGTCCGGGGCAGGGATCCTGGTCTTCGCGCCGATTAGCATGGCCGCCGGCATCACCGCCGCTGTGGTGCTTTTCGTGATTCTGGTGGTCCTGCTGGTGCTGTCCACCCCCACCATCCAGGTAACGGCCGGAACCCTGCGGGTCGGGCGGGCGACCATCGAACGCCGTTTCGTCGGCGCTGCTGTCTCCTACCGCGGTGCGGAAGCGACGGCGGAACGCGGCGTCCGGCTAAACGGCCTGGCCTTTCTGTGCATCCGCGGCTGGATCGACCCGGTGGTTCGGATGGAGATTACGGATCCCTCGGACCGCACCCCCTACTGGCTGGCCTCCACCCGGCGCCCCGAGCAGCTGGTCGCCGCACTTTCCCGCTAG
- a CDS encoding DUF4193 domain-containing protein, with translation MATDYDAPRKTEEDLNEDSIEELKSRRTDKPSAVVDEDETDLAEGYELPGADLSGEELLVRVMPAQADEFTCASCFLVRHRSQIAREKDGLKYCKDCEG, from the coding sequence ATGGCAACAGACTACGACGCGCCACGCAAGACCGAAGAAGACCTCAACGAGGATTCCATTGAGGAGCTGAAGTCGCGGCGTACGGATAAGCCGTCGGCGGTGGTCGATGAAGACGAAACCGACCTCGCCGAAGGCTACGAGCTCCCGGGCGCCGACCTGTCCGGTGAGGAGCTGCTGGTCCGGGTGATGCCTGCCCAGGCCGACGAATTCACCTGCGCCTCCTGCTTTCTCGTCCGCCACCGGTCGCAGATCGCCCGCGAAAAAGACGGCCTTAAGTACTGCAAGGACTGCGAAGGCTAA